One Spinacia oleracea cultivar Varoflay chromosome 4, BTI_SOV_V1, whole genome shotgun sequence DNA segment encodes these proteins:
- the LOC110800676 gene encoding MDIS1-interacting receptor like kinase 1, with amino-acid sequence MQMKNKVLIFLCFCSFSVSLVLAITQNDELSTLLSMKTSFIDPLNQLKEWSNNTENPGFSHCEWKGVWCNNEGFVEKLDLSNMNLSGKIPETIQDFKSLTSLNLCCNAFAFSLPKSLSNLTTLVTLDLSQNEFIGNFPTGFSQAKGLITLNASSNNFEGNIPDDLGFCNSLEVLDFRGSFFEGSIPKSFKTLQKLKFLGLSGNNLTGELPSELGFLSSLETMILGYNYFTGSIPSEFGHLSNLQYLDLAIGSLTGKIPAEIGKLQKLNTVYLYQNEIEGELPKELGNISSLLFLDVSDNRISGVIPKDLGKLKNLQLLNLMCNELTGEVPSELGELTKLQVLALWKNSLTGNLPVNLGKFSPLQWLDVSSNSLSGELPPNLCDSGNLTKLILFNNSFSGPIPFSLSKCVSLVRVRVQNNQFSDSIPAGFGTLPKLERLELGNNNLTGVIPDDLSLSSSLSFIDISYNNLDSSLPSGILSMPNLQNFIASNSNLNGHIPNQLQDCPSLTVLDLSHNHITGFIPKSIASCTKLVILNLKENQLSGEIPHSVAGMPTLSRLDLSNNSLTGQVPENFGSSPALEMLNLSYNKLEGPVPVNGMFATINPNELRGNDGLCGGILPPCLKTNGKYSPHSKNNRVNHIIIGFIVGISAILGIGLAFFAGRMVHSRWYLYSNTVEEWFTSSNKEWPWRLVAFQRLNFTSPEILSCLKESNVIGMGGTGIVYKAEIQRPHSIIAVKKLWKSTGDAESGENLLAEVELLGRLRHRNIVRLIGYLHNENDVMMVYEFMPNGNLGTALHGDKQSGKNNMLVDWVSRYNIGLGVAQGLSYLHHDCHPCVIHRDVKSNNILLDENFDARIADFGLAKMMLHNSETISMVAGSYGYIAPEYGYSLKVDEKSDIYSYGVVLLELVTGRKPLDPTFGESIDLVGWVRGKIRDNGGLEEVLDPEVSGQCKYIQEEMLLVLRIAILCTAKLPKERPSMRDIITMLKEAKPRRKSICINNGYQPDIDKPVFSTSPVIGLL; translated from the exons ATGCAAATGAAAAACAAAGTTTTGatctttttgtgtttttgttcATTTAGTGTTTCTCTTGTTTTAGCCATAACACAAAATGATGAGTTATCAACTCTGTTGTCAATGAAAACTTCCTTCATTGATCCCTTAAACCAGCTCAAAGAATGGAGCAACAATACCGAAAACCCGGGTTTTTCGCATTGCGAATGGAAGGGTGTATGGTGCAACAATGAAGGTTTTGTTGAAAAACTTGATCTTTCCAACATGAACTTAAGTGGGAAAATACCAGAAACCATACAAGATTTCAAGAGTTTAACATCTCTTAATCTTTGTTGTAATGCATTCGCTTTCTCATTACCTAAATCCCTCTCTAATCTTACCACATTAGTAACCCTTGATCTTAGCCAAAATGAGTTCATTGGTAACTTCCCTACTGGTTTTAGTCAGGCTAAAGGGCTTATTACACTTAATGCATCTAGCAACAACTTTGAAGGTAACATTCCTGATGATCTCGGGTTCTGTAACTCCCTCGAAGTGCTAGATTTTCGAGGGAGTTTCTTCGAAGGATCAATACCTAAATCATTTAAAACCCTTCAAAAGTTGAAGTTTTTAGGTTTGTCAGGGAACAATCTTACAGGAGAACTTCCTTCTGAACTTGGGTTTTTGTCTTCTTTAGAGACTATGATTCTTGGGTATAACTACTTTACAGGGTCTATACCTTCAGAATTTGGGCACCTGAGTAATCTTCAGTACTTGGATTTGGCTATTGGGAGTTTAACTGGGAAAATTCCTGCAGAAATTGGGAAGTTACAGAAGCTTAACACAGTTTACCTTTACCAGAATGAAATTGAAGGGGAACTTCCTAAGGAGTTGGGTAATATTTCATCGTTGCTGTTCTTGGATGTTTCGGATAATCGAATTTCCGGGGTGATTCCGAAGGATTTGGGGAAGTTGAAGAATTTACAGCTTCTGAATTTGATGTGTAATGAGCTTACAGGTGAAGTACCAAGTGAGCTTGGTGAGTTAACCAAGTTACAGGTTCTTGCATTGTGGAAAAACTCTCTGACAGGTAATTTACCTGTAAATTTAGGTAAATTCTCACCTTTACAATGGCTAGATGTTTCATCAAATTCTTTATCAGGTGAACTTCCTCCAAATCTTTGTGATTCTGGGAATCTAACTAAACTTATACTCTTTAACAACTCTTTTTCTGGTCCCATACCTTTTAGCCTCTCAAAATGTGTTTCTTTAGTCAGAGTTCGAGTACAGAACAACCAGTTTTCTGATAGTATTCCTGCAGGTTTTGGTACATTGCCTAAACTTGAGAGGTTAGAATTAGGGAACAACAATCTAACCGGGGTAATCCCAGAtgatctttctctctcctcatcgcTTTCTTTCATTGATATTTCTTACAACAATCTTGATTCATCTCTCCCTTCTGGGATTCTGTCTATGCCAAATTTACAGAATTTCATTGCTTCTAATAGTAACTTAAATGGCCATATTCCTAACCAGTTGCAAGATTGTCCTTCTCTAACTGTCCTTGATCTTTCTCACAACCATATAACCGGTTTCATCCCAAAGAGTATCGCGTCATGTACAAAACTAGTCATTTTGAACCTTAAAGAAAACCAGCTTTCTGGTGAAATTCCTCACTCAGTTGCAGGAATGCCCACATTATCAAGACTTGATCTTTCAAACAACTCCTTAACGGGTCAAGTACCTGAAAACTTTGGAAGTTCACCTGCTTTAGAAATGCTGAATCTGTCCTACAACAAGCTTGAAGGTCCTGTACCTGTAAACGGCATGTTTGCTACTATTAACCCGAATGAACTCAGAGGCAATGATGGACTTTGTGGTGGCATACTTCCACCATGCCTTAAAACCAATGGAAAATACTCACCTCACTCAAAAAACAACCGCGTTAATCACATCATCATAGGTTTTATAGTAGGAATATCCGCCATTTTAGGTATCGGGTTAGCATTCTTCGCAGGAAGAATGGTACACAGTAGATGGTATTTATACAGCAACACAGTAGAAGAGTGGTTTACAAGCAGCAACAAAGAATGGCCATGGAGACTTGTAGCATTCCAAAGGCTAAACTTCACCTCACCTGAAATCCTATCATGTTTGAAGGAATCAAATGTGATAGGAATGGGTGGAACTGGGATTGTTTACAAAGCTGAAATTCAAAGACCACACTCCATTATAGCAGTAAAAAAGCTCTGGAAATCAACAGGGGATGCAGAATCAGGGGAGAATTTGTTAGCAGAAGTTGAACTTTTAGGAAGATTGAGGCATAGGAACATAGTCAGATTGATTGGTTACTTGCATAATGAAAATGATGTGATGATGGTTTATGAGTTTATGCCAAATGGGAATTTGGGGACAGCATTGCATGGTGATAAACAAAGTGGGAAGAACAATATGTTGGTGGATTGGGTTTCTAGGTATAATATAGGATTAGGGGTAGCTCAAGGATTGTCTTACCTTCACCATGATTGTCATCCTTGTGTGATTCATCGTGATGTTAAGTCTAACAATATTTTGTTAGATGAGAATTTTGATGCTCGAATTGCTGATTTTGGGCTTGCTAAGATGATGCTTCATAATAGTGAGACTATCTCCATGGTTGCAGGATCTTATGGATATATTGCACCTG AATATGGTTACAGCTTAAAAGTCGACGAGAAGAGCGACATCTACAGTTACGGAGTCGTACTCCTAGAGCTCGTCACTGGTAGAAAGCCATTAGACCCAACTTTCGGAGAATCAATCGACTTAGTCGGGTGGGTAAGGGGAAAGATCAGAGACAACGGAGGATTAGAGGAAGTACTCGACCCTGAAGTTTCAGGACAATGCAAGTACATTCAGGAAGAGATGTTACTCGTTTTGAGAATCGCAATTCTTTGTACTGCGAAACTGCCTAAGGAGAGACCTTCCATGAGAGATATTATAACAATGCTTAAAGAAGCGAAGCCTCGAAGGAAGAGTATTTGTATCAACAATGGATATCAACCTGATATTGATAAACCAGTTTTTAGTACGTCTCCGGTTATAGGTCTGTTGTAG
- the LOC110800674 gene encoding uncharacterized protein produces the protein MPDDQDSSLNPNSAYYLSNNDLNTSKLVNIVFDGKCFNDWKRSMVIALSARNKLSFVDGTMNQPAVGSVNFRIWNRCNDLVISWMLGSLEVSIARSVLYLKTAREIWLDLEERFCQSSGPQLFTIQQKLCDLNQEDDEQISSFFTKIKLLWDQLDGLDPLPSCVCTGCSCTLTQKLLKSQQDQRLIQFLMKLNQKYDHSKSTILMMSPLPTISKAYGLLLQEEQQKEVNSNRTHNMESTVFTASKFTDNRPYKSTYASNSGNFGVQNASSGNQQRNFTYSRNNLYCEHCKMKNHTVDKCWKLHGYPKDFKGRGKRVVAAAQLEEFTEKENQVESDTGVVHATFTEEQYSQLLSFLNTQKTANQAEHSGSSSLGLATATQLRGPFQEQAHSAW, from the exons atgcCTGATGATCAGGATTCTTCTCTTAATCCAAACTCTGCCTATTATCTCAGCAACAATGATCTTAATACCTCGAAATTGGTTAACATAGTATTTGATGGCAAATGCTTCAATGACTGGAAAAGGTCTATGGTGATTGCTTTATCTGCTAGGAACAAGTTGAGTTTTGTTGATGGAACTATGAATCAGCCAGCTGTTGGATCAGTAAACTTCAGAATTTGGAACAGGTGTAACGATTTGGTAATATCCTGGATGCTAGGATCTCTTGAAGTTTCAATTGCAAGGAGTGTGCTATACTTGAAAACTGCTAGAGAAATCTGGTTGGATCTTGAGGAAAGATTTTGTCAATCTTCTGGTCCACAATTGTTCACAATACAACAGAAACTTTGTGATCTGAATCAAGAAGATGATgaacaaatttcaagtttctttACCAAGATCAAGCTTCTTTGGGACCAGCTTGATGGCCTTGATCCACTTCCATCATGTGTTTGTACTGGTTGCAGCTGCACACTAACTCAAAAGCTTTTGAAATCTCAACAAGATCAGAGGTTGATACAATTTCTGATGAAGTTGAATCAGAAATATGATCATTCCAAGAGCACTATTCTTATGATGTCTCCATTGCCAACAATTTCAAAGGCATATGGACTACTCCTGCAAGAAGAGCAGCAGAAAGAAGTCAACAGCAACAGGACTCATAATATGGAATCAACTGTGTTTACTGCAAGCAAGTTTACTGACAATAGACCATATAAATCCACTTATGCTTCTAACTCTGGTAATTTTGGTGTTCAGAATGCAAGCAGTGGAAATCAGCAAAGGAATTTTACTTATTCCAGAAATAATCTGTACTGTGAGCATTGCAAGATGAAAAACCACACTGTTGACAAGTGTTGGAAACTACATGGCTATCCTAAAGATTTTAAAGGCAGAGGAAAAAGAGTAGTAGCAGCAGCTCAGTTGGAAGAATTCACTGAGAAAGAAAATCAAGTTGAGTCAGACACAGGAGTGGTTCATGCAACTTTCACAGAAGAGCAATACAGTCAGCTTTTAAGCTTTCTCAACACTCAGAAAACTGCTAATCAAGCTGAACACTCAGGCTCCAGTTCACTTGGACTAGCAACTGCTACTCAGCTGAGAG GACCTTTCCAAGAACAAGCACATTCTGCTTGGTAA